A region from the Colwellia sp. PAMC 21821 genome encodes:
- a CDS encoding 3-deoxy-7-phosphoheptulonate synthase translates to MTIKTDEFRTTLIDSLVSPAELAEQIPLDDETANFIIKSRKDIEAIIKGDDKRLLVIIGPCSIHDTEAAIDYAKKLKTLQEKYANELLIVMRVYFEKPRTTVGWKGLISDPDLDKSFKVAKGLNLARNLLMEINKLGLAAGTEFLDMVTGQYISDLISWGAIGARTTESQVHRELASALSCPVGFKNGTDGNIQIAVDAIKASSVPHVLYSPDKSGQMCIYQTHGNPFAHVILRGGKTPNYQEKYITQTCETLTKAGLAEKVMIDCSHGNSYKDHNKQMDVADSLAEQISAGNQAIFGVMIESFMVAGNQKVVENQPLVYGQSITDACIDLDTSEEILTVLANSIKTRIY, encoded by the coding sequence ATGACCATAAAAACAGATGAATTTAGAACCACATTAATTGACAGTTTAGTTTCGCCTGCCGAACTTGCTGAGCAAATTCCCCTTGACGATGAAACAGCCAACTTTATCATCAAAAGCCGCAAAGATATTGAAGCCATAATTAAGGGTGATGATAAGCGCTTGTTGGTTATTATTGGCCCTTGTTCAATTCATGATACAGAAGCCGCAATTGACTACGCAAAAAAATTAAAAACATTACAAGAAAAGTACGCCAACGAATTACTCATCGTAATGCGAGTATACTTTGAAAAGCCTCGTACAACCGTGGGTTGGAAAGGTTTAATTAGTGATCCTGATTTAGATAAATCATTTAAAGTAGCGAAAGGTTTAAATTTAGCGCGAAATTTATTAATGGAAATTAATAAATTAGGTTTAGCTGCCGGTACCGAATTTTTAGATATGGTAACCGGTCAGTATATTTCTGATTTGATCAGTTGGGGCGCTATTGGTGCACGAACGACAGAAAGCCAAGTGCACAGAGAATTAGCGTCTGCCCTTTCATGTCCCGTTGGCTTTAAAAATGGTACTGACGGTAATATTCAAATAGCTGTTGATGCTATAAAAGCGTCAAGTGTTCCGCATGTACTTTATTCGCCTGATAAAAGTGGCCAAATGTGTATTTATCAAACACATGGCAACCCTTTTGCGCACGTAATTTTACGTGGTGGTAAAACGCCTAACTATCAAGAAAAATATATCACACAAACCTGTGAAACGTTGACTAAAGCAGGCTTAGCAGAGAAAGTGATGATTGACTGTAGTCATGGTAATAGTTACAAAGATCATAACAAGCAAATGGATGTCGCTGATTCATTAGCCGAGCAAATAAGTGCAGGTAACCAAGCTATCTTTGGCGTTATGATTGAAAGTTTTATGGTGGCGGGAAATCAAAAAGTAGTTGAAAATCAGCCTTTGGTTTACGGACAAAGTATTACTGATGCTTGTATTGATTTAGATACCAGTGAAGAAATACTGACTGTTTTAGCTAACTCGATTAAAACAAGAATATACTAA
- a CDS encoding phosphopentomutase, protein MARAIVLVIDSFGIGHAPDAADFGDISANTFANLARYFYQHEKREINVPNLAKMGLVQAAFEAGKCTFPVVKQTPEQGAFGYAAEISTGKDTPSGHWEMMGVPVLFDWDYFPKEGNAFPADLIEKINQATGYEGILGDCHASGTDIINKLGQAHIKSGLPICYTSADSVFQVAAHEEHFGLDNLYKYCETVRELLGDMNVGRVIARPFIGNSPEDFTRTGNRRDYSVLPPAPTVLDVFTKAGGYVISVGKIADIYAHQGISEKTKATGIDALVDATISHINTAQDNSLIFTNLVNFDQDYGHRRDPVGYALALENFDTRLPEIIAAMNIDDVLFLTADHGCDPTWHGNDHTREYVPVIAFHKQVRSVNIGERNTFADIGQTIAELFKLDKMPYGTSFLSDLDL, encoded by the coding sequence ATGGCAAGAGCAATAGTTTTAGTAATCGACAGTTTTGGCATAGGGCACGCGCCCGATGCAGCGGACTTTGGCGATATCAGTGCCAATACTTTTGCTAATTTAGCGCGATACTTCTATCAGCACGAAAAACGTGAAATCAACGTACCTAACTTAGCCAAAATGGGCTTAGTTCAAGCGGCTTTTGAGGCAGGGAAATGTACTTTCCCTGTGGTAAAACAAACGCCTGAGCAAGGTGCGTTTGGTTATGCTGCAGAAATTAGTACAGGCAAGGATACACCGAGTGGTCATTGGGAGATGATGGGTGTACCGGTACTGTTTGATTGGGACTACTTTCCTAAAGAAGGTAATGCTTTTCCTGCTGATTTGATAGAAAAAATAAACCAAGCTACAGGTTATGAAGGTATTTTAGGAGATTGCCATGCCTCAGGCACCGATATTATAAATAAGCTTGGACAAGCACATATTAAATCAGGACTACCTATTTGCTATACATCTGCTGACAGTGTTTTTCAGGTGGCGGCTCATGAAGAACATTTTGGTCTGGATAATCTTTATAAATATTGTGAAACAGTAAGAGAATTACTGGGTGATATGAATGTCGGTCGTGTTATCGCTCGTCCTTTCATTGGCAACAGCCCTGAAGACTTCACTCGAACTGGAAATAGACGCGACTATTCTGTTTTACCGCCTGCACCTACGGTATTAGACGTATTTACAAAGGCGGGTGGTTATGTCATCAGTGTCGGTAAAATTGCCGATATTTATGCGCATCAAGGTATCAGTGAAAAAACCAAAGCAACCGGTATAGATGCTTTAGTTGATGCAACCATTTCTCATATTAATACCGCACAAGACAACAGTCTGATATTTACCAATTTAGTCAATTTTGACCAAGATTATGGCCATCGCCGTGATCCGGTTGGTTACGCTTTAGCTTTAGAGAATTTTGACACACGTTTACCAGAAATTATCGCGGCAATGAATATAGATGATGTTCTGTTTTTAACCGCTGATCATGGTTGTGATCCTACTTGGCATGGAAATGACCATACCAGAGAGTATGTTCCTGTGATTGCATTTCACAAACAGGTACGATCTGTTAATATTGGCGAAAGAAATACTTTTGCTGATATTGGTCAAACCATTGCAGAACTATTTAAATTAGACAAAATGCCATATGGCACAAGTTTCTTGTCTGATCTTGATTTATAG
- the ppsA gene encoding phosphoenolpyruvate synthase: MQEYVLWYENLGMNDVDRVGGKNASLGEMISNLSNVGVQVPGGFATTSFAFNEFLEQSGLNDKIYHLLDDLDVGDINALAECGGKIRQWVIDTPFLPDMQKDIEQAYAKLAGGFADDASFAVRSSATAEDMPDASFAGQQETFLNVRGLDAVMIAIKHVFASLFNDRAISYRVHQGYDHRGVALSAGIQRMVRSDISSSGVMFSIDTESGFEDVVFITSSYGLGEMVVQGAVNPDEFYVHKPTLAKGKPAVVRRNIGSKAIKMIYAENQEHGKQVEIVDIDQAQSDTFSLNDKEVEELAKQAVIIEKHYGRAMDIEWAKDGLDGKLYIVQARPETVKSRENANVMEQFQLQATADIICEGRSIGHKIGSGEAKVLSSLAEMDKILPGDVLVTDMTDPDWEPIMKRASAIVTNRGGRTCHAAIIAREMGIPAVVGCGDATKKIATGDEITVSCAEGDTGFIYKGKLDFTVTTSEVDSMPDLPLKIMMNVGNPDRAFAFARLPHAGIGLARLEFIINKMIGVHPKALLNFDEQSLELQDEIREIIAGYDNPVEFYIAKLTEGISTLAAAYAPEKVIVRMSDFKSNEYANLVGGEHFEPEEENPMIGYRGASRYISKDFRDCFALECEAIKRVRNDMDMTHVEIMIPFVRTLGEAAAVIDILAEHGLKRGENGLRIIMMCELPSNALLADQFLDYFDGFSIGSNDLTQLTLGLDRDSGLVAHLFDERDPAIKILLEMAIKACKARGKYVGICGQGPSDHKDFAAWLVDKGIESLSLNPDTVLPTWLYLAEQHNKK, from the coding sequence GTGCAAGAATACGTGCTTTGGTATGAAAATTTAGGAATGAATGATGTAGATCGCGTTGGCGGTAAAAATGCATCATTGGGTGAAATGATTTCCAATCTTTCAAATGTCGGTGTGCAAGTACCTGGTGGCTTTGCAACCACCTCATTTGCGTTTAATGAATTTCTAGAACAAAGTGGTTTGAACGATAAAATCTATCATTTGCTTGATGATTTAGATGTTGGCGACATAAATGCTTTAGCAGAATGTGGCGGAAAAATTCGTCAATGGGTTATCGATACGCCATTTTTACCTGACATGCAGAAGGATATTGAGCAGGCTTACGCAAAACTTGCTGGTGGTTTCGCCGATGACGCTTCATTTGCTGTCCGTTCATCAGCCACTGCAGAAGATATGCCAGACGCCTCGTTTGCTGGCCAACAAGAAACCTTCCTTAACGTTCGTGGTTTAGACGCCGTCATGATCGCGATTAAACACGTTTTTGCCTCTCTTTTTAACGACCGTGCTATTTCTTATCGTGTACACCAAGGTTATGACCACCGTGGTGTTGCGCTTTCTGCTGGTATTCAGCGCATGGTACGCAGTGACATTTCTTCTAGTGGTGTGATGTTCTCTATCGATACCGAATCAGGTTTTGAAGATGTCGTCTTTATTACTTCAAGCTACGGTTTAGGTGAAATGGTCGTGCAGGGTGCTGTTAATCCGGATGAATTTTATGTTCATAAACCGACGCTAGCTAAGGGTAAGCCTGCAGTTGTGCGCAGAAATATCGGTAGTAAAGCCATTAAAATGATTTACGCTGAGAACCAAGAACACGGTAAGCAAGTCGAAATCGTTGATATCGACCAAGCGCAATCAGATACTTTTTCGCTTAACGATAAAGAAGTTGAAGAGCTAGCAAAGCAAGCGGTAATTATTGAAAAACACTATGGCCGCGCCATGGACATTGAATGGGCTAAAGATGGCCTAGACGGTAAGCTTTATATTGTTCAAGCGCGTCCAGAAACAGTTAAAAGTCGTGAAAATGCTAATGTAATGGAACAATTCCAATTACAAGCAACGGCTGACATTATTTGTGAAGGCCGCTCAATTGGTCATAAAATAGGTAGCGGTGAGGCTAAGGTATTATCTTCTTTGGCTGAAATGGATAAAATTTTACCTGGTGATGTTTTAGTTACCGATATGACCGACCCTGATTGGGAGCCGATCATGAAGCGTGCTTCTGCTATTGTCACTAATCGTGGTGGTCGTACTTGTCATGCGGCCATTATTGCCCGTGAAATGGGTATTCCAGCGGTTGTCGGTTGTGGTGATGCCACGAAGAAAATTGCGACAGGTGATGAAATTACCGTTTCTTGTGCTGAAGGTGATACCGGCTTCATATATAAAGGTAAATTGGATTTCACGGTAACGACCTCTGAAGTTGATTCAATGCCTGATTTGCCATTGAAAATAATGATGAATGTTGGTAATCCAGATCGCGCATTTGCCTTTGCTCGCTTACCTCACGCAGGTATAGGTTTAGCGCGTTTAGAATTTATTATTAATAAAATGATCGGTGTCCATCCTAAAGCGTTATTGAATTTTGATGAGCAGTCATTGGAGCTTCAAGACGAAATTCGTGAAATTATTGCCGGTTATGACAATCCCGTTGAGTTTTATATTGCTAAACTTACAGAAGGTATTTCTACGCTAGCTGCAGCTTACGCGCCTGAAAAAGTTATTGTTCGGATGTCAGATTTTAAATCGAATGAATATGCAAACTTAGTCGGTGGTGAGCACTTTGAGCCGGAAGAAGAAAACCCGATGATTGGTTATCGCGGTGCTTCTCGCTATATTTCTAAAGATTTTAGAGATTGTTTTGCGCTTGAATGTGAAGCGATTAAACGTGTTCGTAACGACATGGATATGACGCATGTTGAGATCATGATCCCATTTGTACGCACCCTTGGTGAAGCCGCAGCGGTTATTGATATTTTAGCAGAGCACGGATTAAAGCGTGGTGAGAATGGTCTGCGTATTATCATGATGTGCGAATTACCTTCTAATGCTTTACTTGCTGATCAATTTTTAGATTATTTTGATGGCTTCTCTATTGGTTCTAATGACTTAACGCAATTAACTTTAGGCTTAGACCGTGACTCAGGTTTAGTTGCACACTTGTTTGATGAACGTGACCCTGCAATTAAAATATTGCTAGAAATGGCGATTAAAGCCTGTAAGGCACGTGGTAAATATGTTGGTATTTGTGGTCAGGGTCCATCTGATCACAAAGATTTTGCCGCCTGGCTAGTGGATAAAGGCATTGAAAGCTTATCGCTTAATCCGGATACGGTATTGCCAACATGGTTATATTTGGCAGAGCAGCATAATAAGAAGTAA
- a CDS encoding TonB-dependent receptor: protein MNVFNKTSLALCVNAAILASAAGVSTAVLAQESANKADVVGVEVIEVTARKRTENIKDVPISVSALTPKKLEVLGSSGMDVRALSGKVPSLLIESSFGRTFPRFYIRGLGNTDFDLLASQPVSLIYDDVVLENALTKGMPMFDIERVEVLRGPQGTLFGRNTPAGIVKVQSKKPTQDFDANISGSYGSFGSTDFRLAVGGGLTDTLSARVALLQQDRDDWIDNKAPGFEAEDQLGGYSESAGRLQLLWEPNDDFSALFNYHFRDAEADSRVFRANIIKPGTNELVDDFDRETVFQDAAVRNDQTVEMKGASLKLEYNMGDHTLTSVTGYESAEMFSVGDIDGGYGASFLPNYMGPGFIPFPSETGARMPDHKQITQEIRIASNDLGKLDYQFGYFLFDEDLTINNLSFDTLGGGAQNGIAIQKMETSAWAVFASLDYEVSEQLTINGGLRYSDDKRDWDGELVQSPFGAPSFSESNNVQDSQVSGDLSASYKLNDETNVYARLARGYRAPSIQGRSLLFSANSTTADSETVDSVETGFKSVFLENTARVDGSVYYYIVKDQQLTAVGGSGNVASLLNADKSVGYGFELDSEYFVTADLVLTASVSYNHTELQDDTVAVPGCGGGCTVTSPLNGDGLAMIDGNSLPQSPEWISNLAARWTKEIGDGELYVYTDWSYRSEVNFFLYESVEFTGDALLEGGVRVGYEWYTDGAEYEVALFGRNITDEEQLTGAIDFNNLTGYVNEPRFWGVEFKANFF, encoded by the coding sequence ATGAATGTTTTTAATAAAACGTCGCTTGCGCTTTGCGTAAATGCGGCTATTTTAGCGTCTGCAGCAGGGGTTTCTACTGCAGTTTTAGCGCAAGAAAGTGCTAATAAAGCTGACGTTGTTGGCGTTGAAGTTATTGAAGTAACTGCTCGTAAGCGTACAGAAAATATCAAAGATGTGCCAATTTCAGTTTCGGCATTAACACCTAAAAAACTTGAAGTATTAGGTTCTTCTGGTATGGATGTAAGAGCACTGTCTGGGAAAGTACCTAGCTTGTTAATAGAGTCTTCTTTTGGTCGTACTTTTCCTCGTTTTTATATTCGTGGTTTAGGTAATACTGATTTTGATCTACTAGCATCACAACCTGTTTCATTGATTTATGATGATGTTGTTTTAGAGAATGCTTTAACCAAAGGTATGCCAATGTTCGATATTGAGCGCGTAGAAGTTTTACGTGGTCCTCAAGGCACATTATTTGGTCGTAATACGCCAGCAGGTATAGTGAAAGTACAATCTAAAAAACCAACACAAGACTTTGATGCCAATATTTCAGGCTCATACGGTAGTTTCGGTAGTACAGATTTCCGCCTTGCTGTTGGCGGTGGTCTTACAGATACATTGTCAGCACGTGTTGCATTATTACAACAAGATCGTGATGACTGGATTGACAACAAAGCACCAGGCTTTGAAGCAGAAGATCAGTTAGGTGGTTACAGTGAATCAGCAGGGCGCTTGCAATTACTGTGGGAACCAAATGATGATTTTTCTGCATTATTTAACTACCATTTCCGTGATGCAGAAGCTGATTCTCGTGTTTTTAGAGCCAATATCATTAAACCAGGCACTAACGAACTAGTTGATGATTTCGACCGTGAAACTGTATTTCAAGATGCCGCTGTTCGCAACGATCAAACCGTTGAGATGAAAGGTGCTAGTTTAAAGCTTGAATACAACATGGGCGATCATACATTAACGTCTGTTACTGGTTATGAGTCAGCTGAAATGTTTTCAGTGGGGGATATTGATGGTGGTTACGGTGCATCTTTCTTGCCTAATTACATGGGACCTGGCTTTATTCCTTTCCCATCTGAAACTGGCGCTAGAATGCCAGATCATAAACAAATTACCCAAGAAATACGTATCGCGAGTAATGACCTAGGTAAGTTAGATTATCAATTCGGCTATTTCTTATTCGATGAAGACCTAACTATCAATAACTTAAGTTTCGATACCTTAGGTGGCGGCGCGCAAAATGGCATCGCAATCCAAAAAATGGAAACTTCAGCTTGGGCAGTTTTTGCTTCACTTGATTACGAAGTTTCAGAACAATTAACGATCAATGGTGGTTTACGTTATTCAGATGATAAGCGTGACTGGGATGGTGAATTAGTTCAGTCACCGTTTGGCGCACCAAGTTTTTCTGAAAGTAATAATGTGCAAGACTCACAAGTCAGTGGTGACTTAAGTGCTTCTTACAAATTAAACGATGAAACTAACGTTTATGCGCGTTTAGCTCGCGGTTATCGTGCACCAAGTATTCAAGGTCGTAGTTTACTATTCTCTGCAAATTCAACAACAGCAGATTCTGAAACTGTAGATTCAGTAGAAACAGGTTTTAAATCAGTATTTTTAGAAAACACAGCTCGTGTTGATGGCTCTGTTTATTACTATATTGTTAAAGATCAGCAATTAACTGCTGTTGGTGGTTCAGGTAACGTTGCTAGTTTACTGAACGCCGATAAATCTGTGGGTTACGGTTTTGAACTAGATTCAGAATACTTTGTTACAGCCGATTTAGTGCTAACGGCAAGCGTAAGTTATAACCATACAGAATTGCAAGATGATACAGTTGCTGTTCCTGGTTGTGGTGGCGGTTGTACAGTAACGTCACCATTAAACGGTGACGGTTTAGCGATGATCGATGGTAATTCATTACCACAATCACCAGAGTGGATTTCAAACTTAGCGGCTCGTTGGACTAAAGAAATTGGTGATGGTGAACTTTATGTTTACACCGATTGGTCTTACCGCAGCGAAGTTAACTTCTTCTTATATGAGTCGGTAGAATTTACGGGTGACGCTTTATTAGAAGGTGGTGTTCGTGTTGGTTATGAATGGTATACCGACGGCGCAGAATACGAAGTAGCGCTTTTTGGTCGTAATATTACCGATGAAGAACAACTTACCGGTGCTATCGATTTTAATAACTTAACGGGTTATGTAAACGAGCCTCGCTTTTGGGGTGTTGAATTTAAAGCTAACTTCTTTTAA
- a CDS encoding pyruvate, water dikinase regulatory protein, translated as MRAAFYISDGTAITSEVFGHALLSLFPIEFEHDTISFVETKEKALEACKRINKAAKRTGVPPLVFHTFVNPDIREIIDGCDGVIYNFLEHFIAPLEEELGIKAKPKAHRTHSIHENSYDYRIDAVNYSLANDDGSNVTNYEHADVILVGVSRSGKTPTALYLALQYGIKAANYPFTDDDMDELQIPSFLKMHKKKIFGLTIDAERLVDIRHGRMANTKYSSARQCRMEVREVEKLYKQEKIPYLNTTKLSVEEITAKILSETGLQRYKY; from the coding sequence ATGCGAGCAGCTTTTTATATTTCTGACGGAACAGCGATAACTTCTGAGGTTTTTGGTCATGCATTATTATCACTTTTTCCAATAGAGTTTGAACACGACACCATTTCCTTTGTCGAAACGAAAGAAAAAGCATTAGAGGCTTGTAAGCGTATTAATAAAGCGGCCAAACGAACAGGTGTACCACCCTTGGTTTTTCACACCTTTGTTAATCCAGATATTCGTGAAATAATCGACGGCTGCGATGGGGTTATTTATAACTTTCTTGAACATTTTATAGCACCACTCGAAGAAGAATTGGGCATAAAAGCAAAACCCAAAGCCCATAGAACACACAGTATTCATGAAAATAGTTACGATTACCGTATTGATGCAGTTAACTACTCGTTAGCTAATGATGATGGCTCTAATGTCACTAACTATGAACACGCAGACGTTATACTCGTTGGTGTTTCCCGCTCAGGTAAAACCCCAACGGCACTCTATTTGGCGCTGCAATATGGTATTAAAGCCGCGAACTACCCGTTTACCGACGATGATATGGACGAACTACAAATCCCTTCATTTTTGAAAATGCACAAAAAGAAAATATTTGGTTTAACTATTGATGCCGAACGCTTAGTAGATATTCGTCACGGCAGAATGGCGAACACTAAATACTCTTCAGCACGCCAATGTCGGATGGAAGTACGTGAAGTCGAAAAATTATATAAACAAGAAAAAATCCCGTATCTCAACACCACTAAGCTCTCTGTTGAAGAGATCACCGCGAAAATATTGTCAGAAACCGGCCTTCAACGCTATAAATATTAA